From Methanosarcina lacustris Z-7289, one genomic window encodes:
- the pglX gene encoding BREX-1 system adenine-specific DNA-methyltransferase PglX: MDKTSIMEFSNTIRDKLLQEVQNRAAHYGIFPDKVHAVEEHADSIVINGKVFNARIKHQRSQLVEQIKNKGYEQVMDEVTYTWFNRLVALKFMEMNGCLPDQIRVFTSADPNKPEPDLLKKALSLNFLDLDRDLILYLKAENKDEELYKCLILKLCNYLHDTMPFLFEKIEDYTELIFPDKLLHTGSVLNDLNSKIPDKDWHAVEIIGWIYQDYIAPKKDKVFADLKKNIKISKENIPAVTQLFTPHWIVRYLVENSLGRLWMLNRPDSTLVDRMEYYIKPEQPNQQETDFLKIKSPEELKICDPACGSGHMLAYAFDLLYAIYEEEGYTPSEIPELILTHNLFGIEIDKRAGELAGFALTMKARSKDRQFFKKQVQPNICMLENVAFEAGELEAYMDEFGRSLFSADLQATLHQFKEANNFGSLIRPAETDVSKILNLLESKKISKNSVLYTTHQKVLQALKQADYLSPKYHVVITNPPYMGGKGMDNELKTFLQENYADVKSDLFSAFIIRNMDLALPKGQLGFMSPFVWMFISSYEKLRDFLINEKTITSLVQLEYSGFDGATVPICTFTVENVNHPEFKGGYVRLSDFRGAENQAPKTLEAIKNPNCGWFCRASAADFKKIPESPIAYWASKGIMDSFKLPKLGEFLITREGMATADNDRFLRYWNEVSYNKVIHRCGSESESLILKGKWFPYSKGGTFRKWYGNNDFIVEYENAGYNIKNNVDPNTKRIRSHNYNGEYGFKEGITWSALSSGSFSIRYTPKGFLFDSKGAKGFTNTPFEMLGLLNSALANEYLKILSPTLDFKVGDIIQIPVVLDTINKETKKRSLECVELSKIDWDSYEISWDFTTFPLLQPEYHQPTLAETYTTLRAHWKEMTLEMQRLEEENNRIFIEAYGLQDELTPDVPLSEITLTCNPHYRYTNNKTEEELEKLLLTDTVKELISYAVGCMFGRYSPEKEGLILANQREKLADFNEKVPGASFLPDEDNIIPILDDEYYTDDIVNRFKEFLKLTFGAETLPENLDFIAGALSKKGGASEKVIRDYFLKDFYKDHLKMYKKRPIYWLFTSSEKGKVFNALVYMHRYDKTTLAKMRIDYLLDFESKLDAQRSLLEKEISGSKENRGKDETELVKLRKKIEELVKYDEILQHKADQLIEIDLDDGVVENYKKFDGLVGKI; encoded by the coding sequence ATGGACAAAACATCAATAATGGAATTTTCAAACACCATACGCGACAAACTCCTCCAGGAAGTTCAGAACCGGGCCGCACATTACGGTATCTTCCCCGACAAGGTCCACGCCGTAGAAGAACACGCCGATTCCATTGTAATCAACGGCAAAGTCTTCAACGCCCGCATCAAACACCAGCGCTCCCAGCTGGTAGAACAGATCAAGAACAAAGGCTACGAGCAGGTCATGGACGAAGTGACCTATACCTGGTTCAACCGGCTGGTCGCCCTCAAGTTCATGGAGATGAACGGCTGCCTTCCAGACCAGATCAGGGTCTTTACCTCCGCCGACCCTAACAAACCCGAACCCGACCTCCTCAAAAAAGCCCTCTCCCTCAATTTTCTGGACCTCGATAGGGACCTTATTTTATACCTCAAAGCCGAAAACAAAGATGAGGAACTCTACAAATGCCTTATCCTTAAACTCTGCAACTACCTGCACGACACCATGCCCTTCCTCTTTGAAAAAATTGAGGATTACACCGAACTTATTTTCCCCGATAAGCTCCTCCATACTGGCTCTGTCCTGAACGACCTGAACTCAAAAATCCCGGACAAGGACTGGCATGCGGTTGAAATCATAGGCTGGATCTACCAGGACTATATCGCTCCAAAGAAGGACAAAGTCTTTGCCGACCTGAAGAAGAACATCAAGATAAGCAAGGAAAACATCCCTGCAGTTACCCAGCTTTTCACCCCTCACTGGATAGTCCGCTACCTTGTGGAAAACTCCCTTGGCCGTCTGTGGATGCTCAACCGCCCTGACTCCACTCTGGTTGACCGGATGGAGTATTACATAAAACCGGAACAGCCAAACCAGCAGGAAACTGATTTTCTAAAAATCAAATCTCCTGAAGAGCTCAAGATATGCGACCCTGCCTGCGGTTCGGGACACATGCTGGCCTATGCTTTTGACCTGCTGTATGCGATCTATGAGGAGGAAGGCTACACTCCCTCCGAGATCCCGGAACTGATCCTGACCCACAACCTCTTCGGAATCGAGATCGATAAACGCGCAGGAGAACTTGCCGGCTTTGCATTGACCATGAAGGCAAGGAGCAAAGACCGCCAATTTTTCAAAAAACAGGTTCAACCCAACATCTGCATGCTGGAAAACGTCGCTTTTGAGGCCGGCGAACTCGAAGCTTACATGGATGAATTCGGACGCAGCTTGTTTTCCGCCGACCTTCAGGCCACCCTTCACCAGTTCAAGGAAGCCAACAACTTCGGCTCTTTAATCCGCCCGGCGGAAACGGATGTGTCAAAGATCCTGAACCTGCTGGAATCCAAAAAAATCTCCAAAAACAGTGTCCTGTACACAACCCACCAGAAAGTCCTGCAAGCCCTTAAACAGGCCGACTACCTCAGCCCGAAATACCATGTGGTCATCACCAACCCGCCGTACATGGGAGGCAAAGGGATGGACAATGAACTGAAGACATTCCTTCAGGAAAATTATGCTGATGTGAAATCCGACCTGTTCTCAGCCTTTATCATTCGAAATATGGATCTTGCTTTGCCCAAAGGACAGCTTGGATTTATGTCTCCTTTTGTGTGGATGTTCATTTCCTCCTACGAAAAATTGAGAGACTTCTTGATCAATGAAAAAACCATAACTTCACTTGTTCAACTTGAGTACTCAGGTTTCGATGGAGCTACAGTTCCCATCTGTACGTTTACAGTTGAGAATGTGAATCATCCTGAATTCAAGGGTGGATATGTACGCCTCTCTGATTTCCGTGGAGCAGAAAACCAAGCCCCTAAAACACTGGAAGCCATCAAAAACCCAAATTGTGGATGGTTCTGTCGCGCCTCCGCCGCCGACTTCAAGAAAATTCCGGAAAGCCCTATTGCATATTGGGCAAGTAAAGGAATAATGGATTCATTTAAACTACCTAAACTTGGAGAGTTCTTGATTACTAGGGAGGGTATGGCAACAGCTGACAATGATCGTTTTCTGAGGTACTGGAATGAAGTATCTTATAATAAAGTAATTCATAGATGTGGATCTGAATCTGAATCACTAATTTTAAAGGGTAAATGGTTTCCTTACAGTAAAGGAGGAACATTCCGAAAATGGTATGGGAATAATGATTTTATTGTCGAGTATGAAAATGCAGGCTACAATATAAAGAATAATGTCGACCCCAATACTAAGCGTATACGATCTCATAACTACAATGGAGAATATGGCTTTAAAGAAGGTATTACTTGGTCTGCTTTAAGCTCTGGAAGCTTTTCCATCAGGTATACCCCAAAGGGTTTTCTATTTGACTCGAAAGGGGCGAAAGGTTTTACGAACACCCCCTTTGAAATGCTTGGTTTACTAAACAGTGCTTTAGCCAATGAATATTTGAAAATATTATCTCCAACCCTAGATTTTAAGGTAGGAGATATAATCCAAATCCCTGTAGTATTAGACACAATAAACAAAGAAACAAAAAAAAGATCACTAGAATGTGTCGAATTATCAAAAATAGACTGGGACTCCTACGAAATCTCCTGGGACTTCACCACCTTCCCACTCCTCCAACCAGAATACCACCAGCCAACCCTAGCTGAAACCTACACCACACTCCGCGCCCACTGGAAAGAAATGACTCTCGAAATGCAGCGGCTGGAGGAAGAGAATAACCGCATTTTCATTGAAGCTTACGGTTTACAAGATGAACTGACACCGGATGTGCCACTTTCTGAAATTACGCTGACCTGTAATCCCCATTATCGCTACACTAACAACAAAACCGAAGAAGAACTGGAAAAGCTGCTGCTGACTGATACCGTAAAGGAATTAATTTCCTATGCCGTTGGCTGCATGTTCGGACGATATTCACCGGAAAAAGAAGGGCTGATCCTTGCAAATCAGAGGGAAAAACTAGCTGATTTCAACGAAAAAGTACCTGGAGCTTCTTTCCTGCCGGATGAAGACAATATAATCCCAATCCTCGATGACGAGTATTACACGGATGATATCGTAAACCGGTTCAAAGAGTTTTTGAAGCTTACTTTTGGGGCGGAGACACTTCCTGAAAATCTGGACTTTATTGCAGGGGCGCTTTCGAAGAAGGGAGGAGCTTCTGAGAAAGTTATTAGGGACTATTTCTTGAAGGATTTCTACAAAGATCATTTGAAGATGTACAAGAAGAGGCCGATTTACTGGCTCTTTACTTCTTCAGAAAAAGGAAAAGTGTTCAACGCGCTCGTTTACATGCACAGGTACGATAAAACTACTCTGGCGAAGATGAGGATCGATTATCTGCTGGATTTTGAGTCGAAGCTGGATGCTCAGAGGTCGCTTCTGGAAAAAGAGATTTCCGGAAGTAAGGAAAATAGGGGAAAAGACGAGACTGAGCTTGTGAAGCTGAGAAAGAAGATTGAAGAGCTCGTGAAGTATGATGAAATTTTACAGCATAAAGCGGATCAGTTGATTGAAATTGATCTAGATGATGGGGTTGTGGAGAATTATAAGAAATTTGATGGGTTGGTTGGGAAAATATAA
- the pglZ gene encoding BREX-1 system phosphatase PglZ type A: MVNVEKTSQSILRKFDPSELEDYEKRKIVFWYDRDKTAWDQEKQAPGEELEEIIRILAQENIKFHILDNNYFETKKILEIEDMESNYLIYCPDKERAHEDNWLYDIQLYSSRFENSRISDIKSEFEIDGHELDDFFTKYEKFFGNQKERVQPLKKLYQRDWREKEFILGMLAVFSRTQALDSKLIVRDIMLKSLDEAENPVWENISKFGLEEDFWELAKEDFGFSAKNPTQKKLFLSFLVTHIKRYSGISLSGYDQYVNRKENECQIFLKHWMDSSRDSETFEKYTGDILTENSQDLEKNLQAELDKRDVQTYLEAEAVETFDKALILHILKSLNSPVDSTEEDFRNYLAWIDTRRTKHWFSEYENIYNALEYAVKLFQFARKYYDNPKAADALENTRSLYELFKAYAETYYQIDYLYRKFYYYYDKEQEKDILKKSLRPLVEKLYTNKLLGKLLLKWSSLIDSELNGQWKIALADSQKDFYTNYVSRVLKKDDRSKVAVIISDALRYEAAVELFETLNKDTWGLPELSYMAGVLPSYTKLGMASLLPHKTLEYKEKEIFVDGISSEGLENRKKILQNNCIESLAIRYDDFMKYNRDEARELVKGKRVLYIYHDKIDSIGDKLSSENGVFDAVEETVFEIKKMVKHLSDTISIANIIVTADHGFLYRRDDMENVDKVETSSFDKTRIIDTTKRFILSDQELAPDNTLDNIHSFDMRHILGKEHSPIFAYVPKTDLRFKLQGGGLNFVHGGASPQEIVIPVLTYNHRRNEKTLEKKGIKYGKVNVSVINDRKKITSSKFKVNILQTEKVTDKLKPRTFRASLWYIDGEQEKMVSDEKTVIANSESDKPEERQYTAMLTLGNGLENKTYYLRLIDEDTNEIKDIAQIPFEVDLLIGDFDDF; the protein is encoded by the coding sequence ATGGTCAACGTAGAAAAAACAAGCCAGAGTATACTCAGGAAATTTGATCCATCAGAACTGGAGGACTATGAGAAAAGAAAAATAGTTTTCTGGTATGACAGGGACAAAACTGCATGGGACCAGGAGAAGCAGGCTCCTGGGGAAGAGCTTGAAGAAATAATAAGGATCCTGGCACAGGAAAACATCAAATTCCATATCCTTGACAATAACTATTTTGAAACCAAAAAAATCCTTGAAATCGAAGACATGGAATCAAATTACCTCATATACTGCCCCGACAAGGAAAGGGCACACGAAGACAACTGGCTTTATGATATCCAGCTCTACTCGTCCAGATTTGAAAACAGCCGGATTTCGGACATCAAAAGTGAGTTTGAGATTGACGGGCATGAATTGGACGATTTCTTCACGAAATACGAGAAATTCTTTGGCAACCAGAAAGAGAGAGTCCAGCCTTTAAAGAAGCTTTACCAGCGGGATTGGCGGGAAAAAGAGTTTATTCTGGGCATGCTGGCTGTTTTTTCAAGGACACAGGCCCTTGATTCCAAACTTATCGTACGGGATATCATGCTGAAATCCCTGGATGAAGCTGAAAACCCGGTCTGGGAGAATATCTCAAAGTTCGGGCTGGAAGAGGACTTCTGGGAGCTTGCAAAAGAGGACTTCGGCTTTTCGGCAAAGAACCCTACCCAGAAGAAGCTTTTCCTGAGTTTCCTGGTCACACACATAAAGCGGTATTCCGGAATTTCTCTCTCAGGCTATGACCAGTATGTGAACCGTAAGGAAAACGAGTGCCAGATCTTCCTCAAGCACTGGATGGACAGCTCACGGGATTCCGAAACGTTCGAGAAATACACAGGGGACATACTTACAGAAAATAGTCAGGATCTGGAAAAGAACCTGCAGGCAGAACTAGATAAACGCGATGTACAGACATACCTTGAAGCTGAAGCCGTGGAAACCTTTGACAAGGCTTTAATCCTTCACATACTCAAATCCCTGAACAGTCCTGTAGATTCGACTGAAGAGGACTTCAGGAACTATCTTGCCTGGATCGACACCCGCCGGACAAAACACTGGTTTTCCGAATACGAAAACATCTACAATGCGCTTGAATATGCGGTTAAGCTCTTCCAGTTTGCCCGGAAATATTATGATAATCCAAAAGCAGCTGATGCGCTCGAAAACACCCGCAGTTTGTACGAGTTGTTCAAAGCGTATGCTGAGACTTACTACCAGATCGATTATCTCTACAGGAAATTCTACTATTACTATGACAAAGAGCAGGAAAAGGATATCCTGAAGAAAAGCCTCAGGCCCCTGGTAGAAAAACTTTACACCAACAAGCTGCTCGGAAAACTGTTATTGAAATGGAGCAGCCTCATTGATTCCGAGCTCAATGGGCAGTGGAAGATTGCGCTTGCGGACAGCCAGAAGGACTTCTACACAAATTACGTAAGCAGGGTACTGAAAAAAGATGACAGGAGTAAAGTTGCAGTTATCATTTCCGATGCACTGCGCTACGAAGCAGCTGTAGAGCTTTTTGAAACCCTCAACAAAGATACCTGGGGACTTCCCGAGCTCAGCTACATGGCAGGAGTCTTACCCTCATACACGAAACTAGGCATGGCGAGTTTGCTGCCTCATAAAACACTGGAATACAAAGAAAAAGAGATTTTTGTTGACGGGATTAGTTCCGAAGGGCTTGAAAACCGAAAAAAGATCCTTCAAAATAATTGCATTGAGTCACTCGCTATTCGTTATGATGATTTCATGAAATACAATAGAGATGAAGCAAGAGAACTTGTCAAAGGAAAAAGAGTTCTCTACATCTACCACGATAAAATAGATTCGATAGGCGATAAACTGTCCTCAGAAAACGGTGTATTTGATGCTGTCGAAGAAACAGTTTTTGAAATCAAGAAAATGGTCAAGCATTTGAGTGATACCATAAGCATAGCAAATATCATTGTCACAGCAGATCACGGTTTCCTGTACCGAAGAGATGATATGGAAAATGTGGATAAGGTAGAAACCTCATCGTTTGACAAAACTCGAATAATTGATACCACAAAGAGATTTATCCTGAGTGACCAGGAGCTTGCACCGGATAATACACTGGATAACATACACAGCTTTGACATGCGCCATATTCTCGGGAAGGAACATTCCCCCATCTTTGCCTATGTCCCGAAAACCGACCTCAGATTCAAACTCCAAGGAGGCGGACTCAATTTTGTACACGGAGGAGCCTCTCCTCAGGAGATTGTCATTCCGGTCCTGACGTATAACCACCGGCGGAATGAAAAAACCCTCGAAAAGAAAGGCATCAAATATGGTAAAGTCAACGTCTCGGTAATAAATGACCGGAAAAAAATCACAAGCAGCAAGTTTAAAGTAAATATTCTCCAGACCGAAAAAGTGACTGATAAGCTGAAACCCCGCACCTTCAGGGCTTCACTATGGTACATTGACGGTGAGCAGGAAAAAATGGTCAGTGACGAAAAAACCGTTATTGCCAACAGTGAATCCGATAAGCCTGAAGAAAGGCAGTACACTGCAATGCTTACCCTTGGCAACGGTCTCGAAAATAAAACATATTACCTTAGATTGATTGATGAAGACACAAATGAAATCAAAGATATTGCCCAGATTCCATTCGAAGTTGACCTTTTGATCGGCGATTTTGATGACTTTTAA
- the brxL gene encoding protease Lon-related BREX system protein BrxL, with translation MTEEALETVSLETDRKLNQYFSGRVVRKDLTKLLKVGHNVPVYVLEYLLGSYCANDDEDVIKEGVQKVKNILSQNYVRSDEAEKIKSRIRETGYYTIIDKLTVTLNERRDIYEAEFSNLGLKNIEIGSDSVIKYDKLLGGGIWCMIKMEYSIESASSPFVISSLKPIQIPNMNLQEIMVERKNFTKDEWIDVLMRSIGMEPTQLETPTKWHMLERLVPLVENNYNLCELGPKSTGKSHVYKEISPNTILISGGQTTVANLFYNMSTRQVGLVGFWDVVAFDEVAGIRFKDKDGIQILKDYMASGSFARGKEQKNANASIVFVGNVNQSIESLIKTSNLFSPFPDAMNSDTAFFDRMHYYIPGWEIPKFRPEHFTDRYGFIVDYIAEFFREMRKRSYADNINRFFKLGNNLNQRDVIAVKKTFSGLMKLIYPDENITREQAQEILEYALVGRRRVKEQLKKIGGIEFFDVNFSYIDNENLKEAFVSVPESGGNKIIPAGITKPGEAYAVAATESGKIGAYKFEVQVVSGSGKYERSGTGSNSQAKESIKTAFNYFRANAKSISQSISVKEKDYFLHVQDLYGVGMSEELALAAFISLCSGALERPLQEQTAILGSMTIGGSVAVLENLAGLLQVCLDAGAKRVLIPIASAGKIATVPPDLFSKFQISFYEDPIDAVYKSMALI, from the coding sequence ATGACCGAAGAAGCTCTCGAAACAGTAAGCCTTGAAACAGACCGAAAATTAAATCAGTACTTCTCCGGCAGGGTTGTGAGAAAAGACCTTACAAAGCTGTTGAAGGTCGGGCACAACGTCCCTGTTTACGTATTGGAATACCTTCTAGGCTCCTACTGCGCAAATGATGACGAGGACGTAATCAAGGAAGGCGTCCAAAAGGTCAAAAATATCCTGTCCCAGAACTATGTGAGGTCTGATGAAGCCGAAAAGATCAAATCAAGGATCAGGGAGACAGGATACTACACCATTATTGATAAGCTCACGGTCACACTCAATGAAAGAAGAGACATTTATGAAGCTGAGTTCTCCAACCTTGGGCTTAAAAACATTGAGATTGGTTCTGATTCTGTTATAAAATACGACAAACTTCTAGGCGGTGGAATCTGGTGCATGATCAAGATGGAGTACTCCATAGAATCAGCTTCTTCACCATTCGTTATCTCCAGCTTAAAACCCATCCAGATCCCGAATATGAACCTCCAGGAGATCATGGTGGAAAGGAAGAATTTTACTAAAGATGAGTGGATCGACGTCCTGATGAGAAGCATTGGGATGGAGCCCACCCAGCTTGAAACTCCCACAAAATGGCATATGCTCGAAAGGCTCGTTCCTCTTGTAGAGAATAATTACAACCTCTGCGAACTCGGCCCGAAAAGCACAGGAAAATCTCACGTTTACAAGGAAATATCCCCAAACACCATCCTGATCTCCGGAGGGCAGACCACAGTTGCAAACCTTTTCTATAACATGTCCACCCGACAGGTAGGGCTTGTGGGGTTCTGGGACGTTGTGGCATTTGACGAAGTTGCAGGAATCCGTTTCAAAGACAAGGACGGAATCCAGATTCTTAAAGACTACATGGCCTCCGGCTCTTTTGCAAGGGGAAAAGAGCAAAAGAATGCAAATGCATCAATCGTCTTTGTTGGAAATGTCAACCAGAGTATAGAGTCCTTAATAAAGACTTCAAACCTCTTTTCTCCCTTTCCTGACGCCATGAACAGCGATACCGCCTTTTTTGACAGGATGCACTATTACATTCCTGGCTGGGAAATCCCGAAGTTCAGGCCTGAACATTTTACAGACAGGTACGGATTCATAGTTGACTATATTGCAGAATTCTTCAGGGAAATGAGGAAGCGGTCTTACGCCGACAATATAAACAGGTTCTTTAAACTCGGAAACAACCTGAACCAGCGTGATGTGATTGCGGTTAAAAAGACCTTCTCAGGCCTTATGAAGCTCATCTACCCGGATGAGAATATCACCAGAGAGCAGGCGCAGGAGATCCTTGAATACGCCCTCGTAGGTCGAAGGCGTGTAAAAGAGCAGCTGAAAAAGATAGGAGGAATCGAGTTTTTCGATGTTAATTTCTCCTACATTGACAATGAGAACCTGAAAGAAGCTTTCGTATCTGTGCCCGAAAGCGGCGGAAACAAGATTATCCCCGCAGGCATCACAAAACCCGGAGAAGCCTATGCAGTTGCTGCTACGGAATCTGGCAAGATCGGGGCCTACAAGTTTGAAGTCCAGGTAGTATCCGGCTCGGGAAAATATGAAAGATCAGGCACAGGTTCAAATTCTCAGGCCAAAGAGTCAATAAAAACAGCTTTCAATTACTTCAGAGCCAACGCAAAATCCATAAGTCAGAGCATCTCCGTAAAAGAAAAAGACTACTTTTTGCACGTCCAGGACCTCTATGGAGTTGGCATGTCCGAAGAACTCGCTCTTGCAGCTTTCATCAGCCTCTGTTCAGGAGCATTGGAAAGGCCGCTTCAGGAACAGACCGCCATTCTCGGAAGTATGACAATCGGAGGGTCTGTAGCTGTACTTGAAAATCTGGCTGGTCTTTTACAGGTATGTCTTGATGCCGGAGCAAAGAGAGTTCTGATTCCTATTGCCTCTGCGGGAAAGATTGCGACGGTACCTCCGGATTTATTCAGTAAGTTCCAGATCTCTTTTTATGAGGATCCGATTGACGCGGTTTATAAATCAATGGCGCTGATTTGA
- a CDS encoding AAA domain-containing protein — protein MNVGKKSINSCSYPVLTNEKISQLIDWLESEKARMEKEKQTFVRVYVLELNHKRVRAKNFCYVDFRVRKDSLKYIERKYSPFVIRENKVFKVNYKMGTCVKCESITDFTLVFEEDPELDPAKEYVMETVPPVEIVNRQIMLLKDMLLGQHPVIKSILFGTYQPAPYRDVIETISPELNSFQKEATKKALGTRDFHLIMGPPGTGKTTIISDLCEKFAANGERVLLASWMNVAIDNALQAVLKRKKVDENRICRIGAGDFKVADEILPLTLTGRLIRSEMLRKKVVGSTLASAYKAVQEPDDLFDVVIVDEAGAATLPQTLLALVLGKKFILIGDHRQLPPVVADENCAEWIRESLFEKLWKMYPEMHSMLQEQYRMDPAIADIVSRTVYHDLGGIKTPESVGKRPCPFEEAKTTGFKNPFARRVVNKTPICWADSSGTMQWINFDSSHSAKNDREIENIGKLLELLVEYSGIDPKTIGVLSPFRYQVSTMVKALEIFIEKGVAVNTIHSFQGNEKDIIIISMVARHTKDSKIFEDIRLLNVAITRAKFKLIIVSDTSISEGKDKASIIMGMLYDSARKNGGYVAKDGLNPELNEEIRKDTHKERTIADAQQYITKERKKLGFYGKL, from the coding sequence ATGAATGTTGGAAAAAAAAGCATCAATAGTTGTAGCTATCCAGTTTTGACTAACGAAAAAATATCACAGTTAATTGACTGGTTAGAATCCGAAAAAGCCAGAATGGAAAAGGAAAAACAAACCTTTGTGAGAGTATATGTGCTTGAACTTAACCATAAAAGAGTAAGAGCAAAAAATTTTTGTTATGTAGACTTCAGGGTCCGGAAAGATAGTCTGAAGTACATCGAAAGGAAGTATAGTCCTTTTGTAATCAGGGAGAACAAGGTATTCAAAGTAAACTACAAGATGGGGACCTGTGTAAAGTGTGAATCAATAACTGATTTTACGCTGGTTTTTGAGGAAGACCCAGAGCTTGACCCTGCAAAAGAATATGTAATGGAAACCGTTCCACCTGTTGAAATTGTAAACCGACAGATCATGCTGCTTAAAGATATGCTTTTAGGCCAGCATCCGGTAATCAAATCAATACTTTTTGGTACTTATCAGCCTGCACCTTATAGGGATGTTATTGAGACAATCAGTCCTGAGCTGAATTCTTTCCAGAAGGAGGCTACTAAAAAGGCGCTGGGAACGCGAGACTTCCACTTGATTATGGGGCCGCCGGGAACAGGTAAAACAACCATCATCAGCGATCTTTGTGAAAAGTTTGCGGCCAACGGAGAGAGAGTGCTACTAGCTTCCTGGATGAACGTTGCAATTGATAATGCCCTCCAAGCAGTGTTGAAAAGGAAAAAGGTAGATGAAAATCGGATATGCCGAATCGGTGCCGGGGACTTTAAGGTAGCTGATGAAATTTTGCCCCTGACTCTTACCGGAAGGCTGATCAGGAGCGAAATGCTGAGGAAAAAAGTGGTAGGTTCAACCCTGGCAAGTGCCTATAAGGCTGTCCAGGAGCCGGATGATCTTTTTGACGTGGTGATCGTGGATGAAGCAGGAGCTGCGACGCTCCCGCAAACGCTTCTTGCACTTGTGCTTGGAAAAAAATTTATTCTCATCGGGGACCATCGTCAGCTCCCTCCTGTAGTCGCAGACGAAAACTGTGCGGAGTGGATCAGGGAAAGCCTGTTCGAAAAGCTCTGGAAAATGTATCCTGAGATGCATAGCATGCTGCAAGAGCAGTACCGTATGGACCCTGCAATCGCCGACATCGTTTCTAGGACGGTGTACCATGATCTGGGAGGGATCAAAACCCCGGAGTCCGTCGGAAAAAGACCCTGTCCATTTGAAGAAGCAAAAACCACTGGTTTCAAGAATCCTTTTGCAAGAAGAGTAGTAAATAAAACCCCCATCTGCTGGGCAGATAGCTCCGGGACGATGCAGTGGATCAACTTTGACAGCAGCCATTCCGCAAAAAATGACCGTGAAATTGAGAACATCGGCAAGCTGCTTGAACTCTTAGTCGAGTATTCAGGAATCGACCCGAAAACAATAGGTGTGCTTTCCCCGTTCAGGTACCAGGTTTCCACAATGGTAAAGGCTCTGGAAATTTTCATAGAAAAAGGAGTCGCAGTAAACACGATTCACTCTTTCCAGGGAAACGAAAAAGATATCATAATCATCTCAATGGTCGCCAGGCACACAAAGGACTCCAAAATCTTTGAGGACATCCGTCTCCTGAACGTGGCTATCACCCGTGCAAAATTCAAATTGATAATCGTTTCAGATACATCAATTTCAGAAGGTAAGGACAAAGCCTCCATAATCATGGGTATGCTCTACGATTCTGCCAGGAAAAACGGTGGATACGTTGCAAAAGATGGCCTGAACCCTGAACTAAACGAAGAAATTAGAAAGGATACTCATAAAGAGCGAACTATAGCAGATGCCCAGCAATATATAACAAAGGAAAGAAAGAAATTAGGATTTTACGGGAAACTTTGA